One part of the Lotus japonicus ecotype B-129 chromosome 2, LjGifu_v1.2 genome encodes these proteins:
- the LOC130737470 gene encoding peroxisomal nicotinamide adenine dinucleotide carrier-like isoform X1, producing the protein MSESNAIANGLAGAGGGIIAQIITYPLQAVNTRQQTERTLKRNKQNFNTSATAPASAPGTLFQIFQVIGNEGLGGLYSGLKPSLLGTAASQGIYYYFYQVFKNKAVAIAAARKVKGHGDGTVGMFGWLVVAAIAGSLNVLCTNPIWVLVTRMQTHTQAERKIMEQKKEALRRDASESSLAGSTLEDQLAELNSIKPRPYGTIHAANEVYNEAGIVGFWKGVFPALIMVCNPSIQFMIYESSLKRLREKRAAKKQGSSSVTALEVFLVGAIAKLGATVTTYPLLVVKFFLSMQSRLQAKQEIGGSNTLRYTGTFDAILKIIRYEGFPGFYKGMSTKIVQSVFAASVLFMIKEELVKAFMVLTDKSKKVVLNLGS; encoded by the exons ATGTCAGAGTCAAACGCAATTGCAAATGGTTTGGCTGGTGCAGGTGGTGGAATTATCGCTCAAATCATAACTTATCCTCTTCAAGCG GTAAACACGCGCCAGCAAACTGAGAGAACACTCAAGAGGAACAAGCAAAACTTTAACACAAGTGCCACTGCTCCTGCTTCTGCTCCAGGCACTCTTTTTCAGATATTTCAG GTCATTGGAAATGAGGGCTTGGGTGGACTCTACAGTGGCCTCAAGCCTTCTCTTCTTGGAACTGCTGCTTCTCAG GGCATTTACTACTACTTCTATCAAGTTTTCAAGAACAAAGCGGTGGCCATTGCTGCTGCTCGGAAAGTCAAAGGGCATGGAGATGGCACTGTTGGAATGTTTGGCTGGCTTGTTGTGGCTGCAATTGCTGG GTCCTTGAATGTATTGTGTACAAACCCAATATGGGTTCTAGTGACTCGTATGCAG ACACACACTCAAGCAGAAAGAAAAATCATGGAGCAAAAGAAAGAAGCATTGAGGAGGGATGCTTCAGAAAGCAGTTTAGCAGGTTCAACATTAGAAGACCAATTGGCTGAACTCAATTCTATAAAACCCCGACCATATGGAACTATACATGCA GCTAATGAAGTATATAATGAAGCGGGTATTGTTGGATTTTGGAAGGGTGTCTTCCCTGCCCTTATTATG GTTTGCAATCCATCAATCCAGTTTATGATCTATGAGAGTTCATTAAAGCGTCTAAGAGAAAAACGTGCGGCTAAGAAGCAGGGGAGTAGTAGTGTAACCGCTTTGGAG GTCTTTTTGGTGGGAGCAATAGCAAAACTTGGAGCGACTGTCACAACATATCCCTTGCTAGTTGTCAAG TTTTTTCTTTCCATGCAGTCAAGGCTTCAAGCAAAACAGGAGATTGGTGGAAGTAACACATTAAGATACACAG GTACTTTTGATGCAATACTTAAAATCATCCGTTATGAAGGATTTCCTGGTTTTTACAAGGGGATGAGCACAAAGATAGTGCAGAGTGTTTTTGCAGCTTCTGTTTTATTCATGATTAAGGAGGAGCTTGTTAAGGCTTTTATGGTGCTAACTGATAAGAGCAAGAAAGTTGTATTAAATTTGGGTAGTTGA
- the LOC130737470 gene encoding peroxisomal nicotinamide adenine dinucleotide carrier-like isoform X2 has product MSESNAIANGLAGAGGGIIAQIITYPLQAVNTRQQTERTLKRNKQNFNTSATAPASAPGTLFQIFQVIGNEGLGGLYSGLKPSLLGTAASQGIYYYFYQVFKNKAVAIAAARKVKGHGDGTVGMFGWLVVAAIAGSLNVLCTNPIWVLVTRMQTHTQAERKIMEQKKEALRRDASESSLAGSTLEDQLAELNSIKPRPYGTIHAANEVYNEAGIVGFWKGVFPALIMVCNPSIQFMIYESSLKRLREKRAAKKQGSSSVTALEVFLVGAIAKLGATVTTYPLLVVKSRLQAKQEIGGSNTLRYTGTFDAILKIIRYEGFPGFYKGMSTKIVQSVFAASVLFMIKEELVKAFMVLTDKSKKVVLNLGS; this is encoded by the exons ATGTCAGAGTCAAACGCAATTGCAAATGGTTTGGCTGGTGCAGGTGGTGGAATTATCGCTCAAATCATAACTTATCCTCTTCAAGCG GTAAACACGCGCCAGCAAACTGAGAGAACACTCAAGAGGAACAAGCAAAACTTTAACACAAGTGCCACTGCTCCTGCTTCTGCTCCAGGCACTCTTTTTCAGATATTTCAG GTCATTGGAAATGAGGGCTTGGGTGGACTCTACAGTGGCCTCAAGCCTTCTCTTCTTGGAACTGCTGCTTCTCAG GGCATTTACTACTACTTCTATCAAGTTTTCAAGAACAAAGCGGTGGCCATTGCTGCTGCTCGGAAAGTCAAAGGGCATGGAGATGGCACTGTTGGAATGTTTGGCTGGCTTGTTGTGGCTGCAATTGCTGG GTCCTTGAATGTATTGTGTACAAACCCAATATGGGTTCTAGTGACTCGTATGCAG ACACACACTCAAGCAGAAAGAAAAATCATGGAGCAAAAGAAAGAAGCATTGAGGAGGGATGCTTCAGAAAGCAGTTTAGCAGGTTCAACATTAGAAGACCAATTGGCTGAACTCAATTCTATAAAACCCCGACCATATGGAACTATACATGCA GCTAATGAAGTATATAATGAAGCGGGTATTGTTGGATTTTGGAAGGGTGTCTTCCCTGCCCTTATTATG GTTTGCAATCCATCAATCCAGTTTATGATCTATGAGAGTTCATTAAAGCGTCTAAGAGAAAAACGTGCGGCTAAGAAGCAGGGGAGTAGTAGTGTAACCGCTTTGGAG GTCTTTTTGGTGGGAGCAATAGCAAAACTTGGAGCGACTGTCACAACATATCCCTTGCTAGTTGTCAAG TCAAGGCTTCAAGCAAAACAGGAGATTGGTGGAAGTAACACATTAAGATACACAG GTACTTTTGATGCAATACTTAAAATCATCCGTTATGAAGGATTTCCTGGTTTTTACAAGGGGATGAGCACAAAGATAGTGCAGAGTGTTTTTGCAGCTTCTGTTTTATTCATGATTAAGGAGGAGCTTGTTAAGGCTTTTATGGTGCTAACTGATAAGAGCAAGAAAGTTGTATTAAATTTGGGTAGTTGA
- the LOC130737470 gene encoding peroxisomal nicotinamide adenine dinucleotide carrier-like isoform X3, with protein MSESNAIANGLAGAGGGIIAQIITYPLQAVNTRQQTERTLKRNKQNFNTSATAPASAPGTLFQIFQVIGNEGLGGLYSGLKPSLLGTAASQGIYYYFYQVFKNKAVAIAAARKVKGHGDGTVGMFGWLVVAAIAGSLNVLCTNPIWVLVTRMQTHTQAERKIMEQKKEALRRDASESSLAGSTLEDQLAELNSIKPRPYGTIHAANEVYNEAGIVGFWKGVFPALIMVCNPSIQFMIYESSLKRLREKRAAKKQGSSSVTALEVFLVGAIAKLGATVTTYPLLVVKASSKTGDWWK; from the exons ATGTCAGAGTCAAACGCAATTGCAAATGGTTTGGCTGGTGCAGGTGGTGGAATTATCGCTCAAATCATAACTTATCCTCTTCAAGCG GTAAACACGCGCCAGCAAACTGAGAGAACACTCAAGAGGAACAAGCAAAACTTTAACACAAGTGCCACTGCTCCTGCTTCTGCTCCAGGCACTCTTTTTCAGATATTTCAG GTCATTGGAAATGAGGGCTTGGGTGGACTCTACAGTGGCCTCAAGCCTTCTCTTCTTGGAACTGCTGCTTCTCAG GGCATTTACTACTACTTCTATCAAGTTTTCAAGAACAAAGCGGTGGCCATTGCTGCTGCTCGGAAAGTCAAAGGGCATGGAGATGGCACTGTTGGAATGTTTGGCTGGCTTGTTGTGGCTGCAATTGCTGG GTCCTTGAATGTATTGTGTACAAACCCAATATGGGTTCTAGTGACTCGTATGCAG ACACACACTCAAGCAGAAAGAAAAATCATGGAGCAAAAGAAAGAAGCATTGAGGAGGGATGCTTCAGAAAGCAGTTTAGCAGGTTCAACATTAGAAGACCAATTGGCTGAACTCAATTCTATAAAACCCCGACCATATGGAACTATACATGCA GCTAATGAAGTATATAATGAAGCGGGTATTGTTGGATTTTGGAAGGGTGTCTTCCCTGCCCTTATTATG GTTTGCAATCCATCAATCCAGTTTATGATCTATGAGAGTTCATTAAAGCGTCTAAGAGAAAAACGTGCGGCTAAGAAGCAGGGGAGTAGTAGTGTAACCGCTTTGGAG GTCTTTTTGGTGGGAGCAATAGCAAAACTTGGAGCGACTGTCACAACATATCCCTTGCTAGTTGTCAAG GCTTCAAGCAAAACAGGAGATTGGTGGAAGTAA